The genomic interval CATTTGCTGTGGGTTCAACACAAAGCAAACACATACCAAGTTATCAGAAGGGCAAGAACACCGTTAAAGTTCCATTAAGTTCAATACCACCGGTCTAAAATGAGTGAAGGTTAGGCTTTATCAAAATTGAGAGCAAAGAAATTGTGCAAGTCATGTGGCCTTAGTGAAATGACCAGCACTtgaatgtaaataaataaatgattaccTATCACAAATATAAAGTCAACATAACTAAGTTTGAGTAGTGTAAGCTTCAAGCACTTGGTTACCAAATTTTAAAGTCAATGTTATAAATCATTAAGACTAActaataattttaatgaaataCTAATGATCTTCTAAGTGAAGAGTACTTtaaccaaattaaaattatcaagGATATATCAAACATGCAAActgtaataaaatatattcttaAATTAACTAAGTAAATTATTATTCCCTTCCACATGCATTCACAACATTATATCAGTTCCCCTTGCACATCATCGAACTATTTAGTTGAAAAAACTGAACTACGAATTTTCCAAATGCAAGATACAGCACACGCATTATATGTTAGTGCACACCTATATTATGAATCTTGAGGATCTTTTTGGGACTTACCTTTTAGAGCGTGAGCGAGAACGTGATCTTGATCTATGCTCAGATCGAGCACTTGACCTATGCTCAGACCGAGCCCTTGACCTTGATCTAGATCGAGACCTGCGCCTATGCCTATCCTCTCTATCATAATCCCTCCGTCTACACCACAGCATACAATTTTAGATAAATATtggaaataaataatatcaatagAAAACAGTTAACTGAAAACAAAACATGTCTAATGTTCTGGTTATAAAATTGCGAATTCTCATATAAGACCAATAGATCACATGCAATTATTTCCACAGAAAAATATGATGCTGATGCACCAAACCCAAATATGCCTTTACCTGTCATAGTCTCGACTCCTGTAATAATCATCATCATCTCTATCCCTTACCCTTCTCTCACTACGATCCCTGTGTCGATCTCTACGATCACGGTCCCTGTCTCTGTCCTTCTCGCCATCCCGATCACGCTCCCTGTCTTTGCTTTTCTCCCCATCTCTGTCCCTCTCCCTGCTTCTCTCTCTATCTCTGACCCTGTCTCTGCTTTTTTCCCCATCTCTTTCCNNNNNNNNNNNNNNNNNNNNNNNNNNNNNNNNNNNNNNNNNNNNNNNNNNNNNNNNNNNNNNNNNNNTCCCTGCTTCTATCCCTGTCCCTTCCCCTTTTCATTTTCCTCTCCTTGTCTCTCCCTTTATCCCGCTCCTTTTCTCTACTTCTGGAGGATTCTCTGTCATTATCACGAGAACCATGCTGCCAAAACACAATCAAAACATTAACATGGAGTAAACAAACCCACGTCTGCAAACTATATAATAGCAGTTATATCAAACTATATAATAGCAGTTATATCAAACTATATAATGCATATAAAactttggtaaaaaaataaGCACATCAGAGAAAGATGCTCCATGGAACAGGACACACAAGAATCAACCAATAGTTATACATAAAACCACAATCACAAATACCATATCGCAATGCATGCAAAATATTCCACAAACTTCTATTACTTCCAAATTTCTTATTTCTTATTCATAGttatacataaaatttattaaatacattaaagaaaaatgttaaaacagCATAAAATCGCAACAGAAAAAAAAcgtaaataaaattatgtgcacaaaaatcaaatacagtaTGCAATTACTCAGGAGAACTCTAATTAACAATACAGTTAAATCAGAAAATAAGCCAAAATCAAATCACAACCTAGACATCTCTAATTTTCGCATACTGAGTTTCGATTCAAAGCAAAAGGAAAACAGAAGTAAAAAATCCTGTTCCAAAGCCAAtagaagaaaattattaaatataaaagggATAATAAACAGAAAACCCTAATTATTTTGTAGAAATTAAGATGATAAAagctaaaaaaaaaagaaaaattaacgAAGAGTGAATTAGGAAAATATGGAAGATAGAAAAATACGTTGGATTTGATGTCGGTGAGATCTTCATCAGCAACAGGTGGTTGTGGAGAGGAATCATTATGATTGTTGTCATGATTCTGATTATCATGACTATTATCATGATGATGATACACTTTTTCTTCTTGTTGTTGTTCGAATCTTCCCTCTTCGAATTCGAATTCGTATTCACCCATCTTTTTCTATCTCTCGATTGAATTCAATTCTGTGTTCGAATTTCAGCTTCTTTtgatatatgtaaaaataaataaaaataaaattttattatagaaTTTGAGAAtgaggttatatatatgtaccCTCCGATGGACCTTACGAGTTGGGCTTTGGCCCAAACAATTTCCACTAGTTGGGTTCAATTCTGTGTTCGAATTTCAGCTTCTTTtgatatatgtaaaaataaataaaaataaaatttattatagaaTTTGAGAATGAGGATTATATGAAAATTGGCTATTgtaccccccatttaaacttataccccccaacttaaaatttttgttgtaaaatactcaaaataaccctaaaaaaaacagtaaaagtcaaaataagaaaaaattgaaacactttacccccacactgaaaaatccggaaaaataagttttcagaaaaaaaaaaagtttttaccgaaaatttcaagaggattgaaatttccggtagttcaaaatacataccggaaatttcaaaaacgaaatttccgggaggcaaaccggaaatttgaaaaatccggtagttgtaaattcccggaaatttcgtttttgaaatttctggtatgtattttgaatgatgaatatgaccagcagcagcaacattttgatgatgaacatggtcAGCAGCACCAGCCTGATGAACCCATGTTTCCTGGAGGTCCTTATGATCTTTCTGTCCTTACAGATTATGAGCATCATATTGCAATTAATGTGTGGAATGGAcaggttagtaaataatttattttattacatattataatatatttgtagtataggttattttattacacattataatttatttgtagtataagattataatatatttttaattgtgttatttttaattaaacaggaaagacgtgccttgaaagttgtttccaatggcaaaaagcaagacaaattcattgatattagatatcatttacctgctcaaatagatcattggattaatatatctGGATTACGTCATTTGAGAAGATATAGTTTGCATATGATTGATGGTAATATGATATCTGCTTTTGCTGAGAGATGGCATGCAGAGACTAGTTCATTTCACCTACCATTcggtgaaatgactattactcttgacgaCGTCAGGGGTCTTTTGAGCATCCCGTGTACTGGAGAGTTTTTCACACCTCCCGCAAATGTCAATGAAGATTTGGCAATTGATGCTGCTGTTGAGTTGTTGGGGGTTACATATGATGAAGCTGTCATTGAGACTAGGACCAATAGAGGGGCTTCGTATAGTTTTGAGTGGTTGAAAGAGgtattttttaagaaacttcATGAACGAAGATATGACTGTGCAGCTAGGGCATATCTACTTCATTTGGTAGGATGTACCATTCTTGCggataaaagttttacacttgTATCTGCAAAATATCTCTTTCTATTTCAAGATCTTGATAGTTGTGGTAAATGGGCATGGGGACCGGCTGCACTTGTTGTGCTATATGACTATCTTAGAGACAGTACATTGTCTGCAACCAAACAGATTGGAggatatttgtctttatttcaggtacaattatatttattatatttattatacttatcattatttttttaattatttcatcaccttaataattttactacatttcaattatttacagaCTTGGATTTATGAACATTTCCCTGATATTTGTAAACGGGATATGGATGAGCATATTTCCTCGATGCCACGGATGTTTCGTTGGACGGCAAAACAAACATCTGGGAATGTGGCATATTACAgggcaaagttggatgctttgagGGATACAGATATTATCTGGGCACCAGATTACGATCAGAACGCTGTGACACGATTTCAGTCTGTGTCATTATTTACAGGATACATTCGTTGGTGTTTCACGATGGTTCCGTATTTACCTGAGAGGTGTATACGACAGTTTGGGTATACTCAACACATTCCTCCTACACCACCGATGCTTGTTGCACGTGATGTCGACGTTGAATGGAGTATGTACCGGAATTCTGTACGATCACTTCGAGCTAGATTGCATCCAGCTGCATATCCACATGAGTGTGTTGAGGGATACATCCAGTGGTATTATAGGATATCTCATCCTCGGATGATCCCTTATGTTGCTGCATATGCTGGTCCTAGTTATGATGCTGATgctggtcctagtcatgatgctgatgctggtcctagtcatgatgctgatgctggtcctagtcatgatgctgatgctggtcctagtcatgatgctgatgcttattcagcgatttattcagcgatttattattcatctgccaatcatatcatttaaaacaaaatacaactcaaaagtatcaatcatctgccaatcatatcatttaaaacaaaatacaactcaaaagtatcaatcatctgccaaagacatataatctgaattattttctaaatctaaagaaCCCCAATGTTGTAGACGTCCTGCATAAGCGATAGCCCATGATGTAGACTCATCGCTACGATGCTTCTTCCAATGCCATGCAAGTGGTGGTAACGGACATGcagatttcaatttaacttgaacccaatgattttcgttaacaaaaccaatgctgataacacgatcacgtgacaaatctccattatgtgcacccctcaatgggaaaaaagtcaaacaaaaagtttttgctaatgtaacaagaacgagattatattttgttgctatcacgtaacccatatcaggaaTGGTCATCCACTTCTCATTACCTTGGTTTTCCAACTCAGTTACAAGTAAAGACTCTGTCACTTCTTGCAAACGTTCCTTGAATAATGCAGCATATAAATCAGGTTTGGACTTAATCTCTGTATACAACTGCCGACGTATAATGCTCCAGTATTCTTCACCATAACCAAGTAAAGCAGCAATAGCACGATATCCACAGTTTCCATCtgctttaacattaactatgtcttcaatatatggatgaattaaagaaggaaactcgtggaaatattttttaacctggtgggagacttgtttggatgcttgatgggagacttgtttggatacctgctgggagacttgagtatcaacatgctcaaagtatgatgggtcgcgatatacgtcatatcccttcggcttattgccttttttcttaacaccaccttttgttttgattttatccactggtgcacacattgatgttgtctccggatatgctatttcacgcaacttgctctttaaagcccttcttccagcaatattaagtgttttccattttttccaaattatatccatctccgatgtaatgtccaactctgaatcatttgtcaactggtcattctcttgatcactattcaaggttaatttcctccaatgtatatgaacagcatctaatgggattggaacacctttcatcttgtatcctgctaactcacatgcacaaggtaatccatgagtctttctaagtatacaacaacacacatctttgtcgttaccgacataactgactctcttgtattcttcaacaatatcacctaaggctttcttggataccacccaagtcaatttctcaaagaatggattgttgtgtatatgctctttgcgacctttacttatctcaaatgaacctttgatcttaataatttgaaacttcaacatgtcattcataccattccatgccttacaaaaatctcctttactgtgttccaaaaatctcttcaatgaccaatgagcagactcaaccctaatatttaaacaaaaaaaatacaaaatgtgaagtaatgatcatatatcatgcataaatcatatatcatatatcatacaaaatgtgaaattttaatgacatacctattagtcgtagtatttcctagatgcaatactcgattggtccatgcttcaacaaatctttccttatgaggattcaaccatgtgtctctgacgtagtcaaagaaaataatattatcgacacatgcttgctcaaatacttgcaaaagttcctcgtactccttctcttcagaacaataaacaattttcctccacaactcaagaatgggttcttgcatgtctttctttaatatatactgtttgcatttggctccaacatttttgttaatatgaagttggcaaagtaaatttgttgaagatggaaatacaactttaattgcattcattaaagccagttctctgtcagtcacaatcacctgaggaaatggcgtgtttgaaaaaaacaactcttttaacttctccaatgcccaccaaaagttgtcttgacgttcagaatccatataagcaaatgcaacattaaatgtcaaccaagttgaagttacaccaacaatttcaaacaacggtaacctatacttgttggttttgtaggtgctatccatgatcaatacaagagggaacatgttaagcaaagttatggaatctgtgtgcgtccaaaacatatccctcacaacgttggagtcctcatgagtcctactccaacaagtatatttctcagcttcaagtaacttcaacaaatgttgcatatcagttctaggtcccatcaaattcttcctgtatgtacttcgtcgcttgtaaatttgatagatactagtcacattctccgtatctcgatctctcaaagatgacaagatatgtctcggtgcaacgtgatactttgtcaactcgtcaacatgtttcttatcttcttctgttaagcgtcccataaatgcattattctcaaaagtagctactaactcatggttgtgaagtccacagattaaactaataatccatccttcatcatttttcagtggtctcgatctaagtttaaacggacatccacactttttagttgaagtacctgtgtcatttttatttgacttatattgtccacctctatcacaaccaagaattaattttgactttcttcctctctttccagtctctacgtctgatcgagtaatgataactgctactcgattttgtcgacctatctctcttgcccatgatatgacagcttctcgtgactcaaaaatttgatcagttgtaaatgcttcagttaaatctataaatactggtcgtgtgttttccatccctagttcaaaaaaacaattcaaataaaataacaaacaaattaaaagcatattaaaaaaaaaaaattaagtaccggatttttgaaatttccggattaactaccggaaatttcaaaaaaccaaatttccggtgaacaaaaaatgactaccggatttttcaaattttttgaaatttccggtagcttccggaaatttgaaatttccggtattgaaattacaactaccggaaatttcattttccaaatttccggtaacaattataactaccggaaattttgaTGCAAAAGTTgacttaccggaaatttcagcaAGGTCCagattttagagtaattttttttaactgctcacgtaaatgaattttttaaggataaaattggatttttaacaaattgggggtataagtttaaatgggggATACAAAAGCCAATTCTCGGATTATATATATGTACCCTCCGATGGACCTTACGAGTTGGGCTTTGGCCCAAACAATTTCCACTAGTTGGGTTGTAGCCCACCAACGTTCCACAGCCCCTCTCTTATGGAAAAGTTTACTTTATATACCCCTGCCATTTTACTCGTACACCACAAAATCCAAATTTGCATGCGACacttatataaaaacaattttatttttacattttttgatAACTTTCTCACCCCCTACCAGGTTGTTCGTAAATATAATAATTGGCGTAATTTTGAGCATTTGTGACAAACCTAAATTTGAGTTTATTGAAACacactattttaaaatttaaatttttttaataccaaAATACTCGAATTTGAATGTGTGATAAAGCACAATTATGGGTTGATTTGACTAATGCATTTATAACTAATTAAGTAGTTTTTCATctaaattgatattattatttgtttatgcatgattcttttattattgtttgataATTCATGCTCATTTgttctttcaaatatttgatgtATTGGGTTAGAAAGGTTGGAATACAAAATTAATCAATGGTTGTGAGAATGATGGAAAGTATAAGGTAGTTAAGGTTCAACAATAATTACTACTTAACAATGTAGTTGATCCTTCAAAACTTAAAACATGACTATTAAATGATGGTCAATGATAaatagttaaagtaatttgttaattttacaACCACACGTTAGTTCATAAATTAAAGGATTTTATTTGTAGAACATTTGCATGAAGAAAAGCAAAAATATGTTTGCGATATGACAAAATGTCGTGTTGTGTTGAGacacttattaaaaaatatatattgtagaAAAAACTATCATAAGATGAGTGCAAGAAGAACCTCCATGGATAAAACAACTTAGAAAGGCATGAAGATGTTTCTGGTACAAGTATGCTACTTGGGGGAAGTATTTCATGTGGTGTATGATGaatcctatttaaaaattcatcaaaaaaaaTTGACGACCAATGATATTATCACTTTTAAGTAGAAATTTAGCGTCTTTTACTTCTTTTTAAATCAGACAATAACGTTTTGATcgacattaatataaaaaaataagataaaagaaatatatgttGCGAGTCATAAGGCAGTTTCGTGATTTTGAAGAGTTGAAGtgacaagaaaattataagTTCAACTCCtcctaataataaaaattaaataattaattattaacattaactatttcaaaaacatatatatatatatatatatatatatatatatatatatatatatatatatatatataaaagttaagtTTTAAAACAACGGTATAAATTATTAtgctaaatttaaaaaattacaagtgttaaaaaagaaaattaatgtgGTAATAATTGTGCCCTTCCAATGAAACAACTCTTAGAAAATATAACTCATAATATAATAGCATGTAGTATCCGATCCAGAGCCATCaataacttcaaaaatataACAACCAATTCCATAATAAAatccccaaaaaaaaaaagacatttatGATCTCAAACAATAGCACTATAGCATAATCTTTGagtgagtaaaaaaaaaaagcataatcTTTGAGTAAccttataaaaactaaaaaaataaaattcatggACAAAAGGGTCTACCCAAACGAGCCCTATGACTTGGTATATTAAAATGCCTAATCCTTCCTTCTTGTTCCCTAAAATACCCTTCACAAAGAAAAGCCTTTGAAAATTCATCCTCAACTTTTCTATTAACATCATGAACAAAAACATCAGTGTCACCATTTTCTTTGTTCCTAGCAATCAAACCAGCTGTATAAATAGCACTCATTCTCCCTGGTGCTCCATCAAAGTAACCTGTTGGTGCATCAACCATAATCACATCCCATTCAATTTCATAAACTTCATTTGGAAACCCTTTATGTGTTAATTCACACTTTGAAATTCTTGGGTCACTAATTTTTTTGCATTCTTCATTTTCCATTGCAATTCTCATTAATTCATCACCTTGATGTACTTTTGTGTCATATGTGACATGGTATGATTCCAAAGATGGGAACTTTTTTTGGATTTGTTCAATCCATGATTTATCTTCTTCAAGAAAAACTGTTCTACCACCATAGTTTAATGATGTCCACATTAAACTATCATGGCCTAAACCAAATACTAAGAAATTGCAAGgtgattttttttcaagaattttGGAAGAGACTAAAATCTCTTGAATTGTTTGTTGAGGTGTGATATTTGTTGTTGCATAATGGATTAATGCATTGACTAATGATGGTGGGTTTTTTGTGCATGTTTGTGTTAATGGGAGTGAATggcatgatgatgatgatgatgttttttcTTGTGATGAGATTATTGTGAGGTTGTTGGTGTTTGATTTGGTGAGGttttgagaaaatgaaaatgttgaTGATCTAAATAgcataataaaaaagaagagaaacATTAGGGAGATAATGGCTAGTTTCATATTgcatttgaattgtgttttggaTCTCatggttttaattttattatagatagaagaaaagaaaatgggTTATTTTTTGGATCTCAAGAGCTAAGggtagatagatagatagatatatTATATGAGTTTTTTCATGTGAAGATTTATGTGAATTTTGCTTTAGAGTAAAGTGAAGGAAATGTGTAAGAAATGAATGAGAGACTCACAACAAAGGATTGATGGTATTGATTTGTGAGGTGTCAAATATTATTTGGATTTGCACCACCCACTAAAGGAATTATTTGGT from Cicer arietinum cultivar CDC Frontier isolate Library 1 chromosome 5, Cicar.CDCFrontier_v2.0, whole genome shotgun sequence carries:
- the LOC101501696 gene encoding glucuronoxylan 4-O-methyltransferase 3: MRSKTQFKCNMKLAIISLMFLFFFIMLFRSSTFSFSQNLTKSNTNNLTIISSQEKTSSSSSCHSLPLTQTCTKNPPSLVNALIHYATTNITPQQTIQEILVSSKILEKKSPCNFLVFGLGHDSLMWTSLNYGGRTVFLEEDKSWIEQIQKKFPSLESYHVTYDTKVHQGDELMRIAMENEECKKISDPRISKCELTHKGFPNEVYEIEWDVIMVDAPTGYFDGAPGRMSAIYTAGLIARNKENGDTDVFVHDVNRKVEDEFSKAFLCEGYFREQEGRIRHFNIPSHRARLGRPFCP